In Euphorbia lathyris chromosome 2, ddEupLath1.1, whole genome shotgun sequence, the sequence gagattttagggattaatttaaattatgtagaacgtttagatatagatatgcagagaattagagagattttagggattaatttaaattctgtagaactcttagatatagtacggataaaataatctttttataaataaatataataatataactaaagttaatatattatattttttatcagtaaaaaaggaggaagtgacacctcagctccatcgttactgttttatattatatatatagatatgcatagaattagagagattttagggactaatttaaattatgtagaacttttagatatagatatgcagagaattagagatattttagggattaatttaaattatgtataacttttagatatagatatgcagagaattagagagattttagggattaatttaaattatgtagaactcttagatatagtacggttaaaataatctttttataaataaatataataatataattaaagttaatatattatattttttatcagtaaaaaaggaggaagtgacacctcggctccgtcgttactgttttatattatatatatagatatgcagagaattagagggattttagggattaatttaaattatgtagaacttttagatatagatatgcagagacttagagagattttagggattaatttaaattatgtagaacttttagatatagatatgcatagaattagagagattttagggattaatttaaattttgtagatctcttagatatagtacggataaaataatctttttataaataaatataataatataactaaagttaatatattatattatatattatattttttatcagtaaaaaatgaggaagtgacacctcagctccatcgttactgttttatattatatatagatgtctATAAATAGCTCATTGGCAAAAATCACAAGGTATACAATTATTTTCGAAACACATTCTGCTTTGGAGTCTTACTACTTTCCTCAAATCAGTAAATATCACCTAGGCCAAGTGAATTTGACAAATCTCTGTTAGATTTAAACTTATTAAAATCCTATGATGTAGATTAAAATCCTTATAAAGCTTAGATTCATACATTAAAAAGGGGACGTTAGATTCTAACCTCTCTCTAAACGTTTGTTGATTGTTTATTGGCCAGTTCAAGCATTATATTCTATAAATTAAGAGATATCACAATAAATTCCAAAACcgtgttaatttttaactttcattttaATCCTCTATTAGTATCTTTTTTAAGTCTAAACTCCATTAACCTCCCCTCCAAACCCCCGAACAATAAGTTTGGTAACTGTATTCTTATTAATCTCAGTATTTATAGGCTCAAATTAAGTAAGCCCGATAGGCTCCGGTCCTCTTCTGAGACTAGTCCATCTCGTCGCCGGTATAATTCGTACCGTATTTTACAGTTAAGCCCTAGATTAATGAATCTGATTCAGATTTACCCTCTCCAATGTTGAAGTTAGCTCcaactttttaaattaggaAATACGACGCATACCATTGAATATCTATATTGTTACGTCTAATGCCAGAATTCAAGTGATTTTTCCCGTTTGATTTTTGCGATTCTCACtggaaatttctattttttatttatttttgcggTTAGAGAGTTAGCATTGAAGTGAATTTGCGTTTTATGTGTAACGAAACCTTAGAAGATGAGCATAATTCCAAAGGAATCAATCGAAGTAATTGCGCAGAGCATCGGGATTCCCAGTTTGTCCCCTGATGTAGTTGGTGCTCTCGCTCCCGATGTCGAGTACCGAGTTCGAGAGATTATGCAGGTGCTTTTCTGTCATTATTAGTTTGTTAACTGATAATCGCAGTTTCACGAGTTTGAAGATTGAAATTAACTTGGCTTTTGGATTTTGAAGGAGGCTATTAAATGTATGCGTCACTCAAGGAGAATTACTTTGACTTCAGAAGATGTGGATAGCGCTCTGACCTTAAGAAATGTCGAGGTCagttattattttgttttgggTTGGGGAACTTGCTTTGTGtgattagttatttatttattttcctttcttgcTGCAGCCAGTGTATGGCTTGGCCTCCGGAGATCCGATGCGGTTCAAGAGAGCGGCCGGGCACAAGGATCTGTATTACATTGACGATAAAGATGTCGAGTTTAAAGATGTAAGAAAATGCGGGAGTTTTGTTAAAATTGCGAGCGTTACGCTTGCctataatttttgttttcatttgcTCTTGGATTTGACGTTCTTAGGTGATTGAGGCGCCTTTACCAAAAGCTCCTCTTGATACGTCAATTGCAGTTCACTGGCTCGCAATTGAAGGTGTTCAACCTGCAATTCCTGAAAATGCTCCAGTTGAAGGTATGTCGCAATGCTCGCTTTTAGTATCTGCAAAATGGCATTAgttgttctttttatttttattttttttgttctgGTGTAAAAATTTATGTTGATATTATGCTTTAGTTGCAGCACTTGCAGCAGCCTCTGATAATAAAAAGTCTGAATTTAAGGAAGATAGTCTTCCTGTTGATGTTAAATTACCTGTCAAGCATGTATTGTCAAGGGAACTTCAGGTAAATGCTATGTACCTTGTTTTCTTCCTCCACTTTTCATCATACGTttaaaaaatgagagttttcTTGGCAaaaaccttttctttatttatatatttatttgcaGTTGTACTTTGACAAAATTACCGAGCTTACCCTGAAGAAGTCTGATTCTAAACTCTTCAAACAAGCTTTAGTTAGCTTGGCAACAGACTCTGGTCTGCATCCTTTACTTCCTTACTTCACATACTTGATTGCTGATGAGGTAGTGTACATGACCTTTAGATACCCTATTTTGGTGaagatttttatttgttttcctGAGCTTGTAGTTTGTTTTCTTCCCACAATGATCTCAGGTTTcacaaaatttaaataattttcctGTCCTGTTTGCTCTGATGCGTGTGGCACGAAGCCTTCTTCAAAATGCACACGTACATGTAGAACCTTATGTAAGTTCATTGACTTATTGAATCGAGATGTAGATGTTAATTCATAAAAAATCCAATAAAGTATCGAAGTCATTGTTTTTTGTATCTGCTATTTTTATGCCCTGTGCTCAGTGCTCAGTGCTCACTCATGCTGTTTAACATTTAGGTGGTTGAGAGTTTCCTGAACTGATATACAATAGTGAAGTGCTTGATTTTCCTTCCATCTAATTTAGTTTTCCTCTCATTTCTTCAGCTGCATCAATTGATGCCATCTATTATTACCTGCCTAGTTGCTAAAAGGTTGGGGAATCGATTTTCTGACAATCATTGGGAGCTTAGAAACTTCACAGCAAACCTGGTTGCTTCAATATGCAAAAGGCAAGAATTTTGTTACTGttttgtcaaaaatttcacATAAATTTAGCCTTTGCGTGATCAACTTGAATAGAAGTATCTATTTCTGAATTGAGCACTCTTCAATTAAGGACACAAGGGAATGATCGATGCTGCAATTTATATGATATAACTAAGTGTGTGAAATTAGATAAGGATTGAGTTTCTGGAATTGCACAATATGATGATCAAGTGTTCTGTAGTTTTCTTTGAATTTCACCCTCCATCTGAAATGATGTGTATTATAGTTATTCCCGGGCTTATCACTCATGTACATATGACACGAGATAAATTTGTTTGTATCGGCATTAGGCCAAATGTTATTATTATGCTAGCTAGCCATCAAGGAATGTATTACATTGGCCACTATCATCTTTGAGAGAATGAGATACTATATTactttaatctttttttttttttaatgttattttgttagCTATCATGGAATGTATTAAATTGGCCCCAATCATCTTTGAGAGAATGAGAAAGTTTATTactttgatatattttttttctataaaataaTATGTACTTCTTACCAGCTGCTGTTCTGCAGATATGGACATGTTTATCACAATCTGCAGCCACGTGTAACTAGGACTTTACTCCATGCATTCTTGGACCCAGTAAAATCACTGCCTCAACATTATGGTGCTATTCAAGGATTAGTAGCTTTAGGTTCCAATGTGGTATTTCCTCTGCCCACCCCCTTAGCATAACAATTGATtagtaaatttatttttttgctcGCCATGAGGGGATTATAGTTTTGGTTTGCGGGATATTATTCTATTTGTGGATTCATTATTTCCAAAGATAGGTTGTTCATTCATTgcttattattttctatatgtGAATTTTTAGGCAGAAAAGAGatggaaaaaataattaaaagaacTGAAGTTCCTATCTTAAGCTGTTCTCCCCTCTCTGCATTATATGGCAACATATTCAATCTTACTTTCTGCTTAGTATATTGCCAGTTTGCCAGCAAGTTTATGTTGAATTTTCTATCACTTCATATGAACCTTTGGTTTCTTGATTTATGCAAATATATGGTGCATTTTGACATTGCACAGGTTCGTCTTCTTATCCTGCCGAATCTAGAGCCATATTTACTGCTTCTTGAACCAGAAATGGTTCTTGAGAAGCAAAAGAATGAGATAAAAAGGCATGAAGCTTGGCGAGTTTATGGTGCCTTGATAgtgagtgtttttttttttttttttttgaatttgatGCTAAATTTAATGTCATTTGAGTCTGCTGTTGGTGTAGTTATGCTGTGTCTAACCTAGTctaaaatcattcagcatgcagCTGGACTATGCATGTATGATCGGCTCAAATCATTACCTGGAATTGTAATGCCACCAACACGTGCCAGCTGGAAGATCAATGGAAGAGTTATGACTAGAGTGCCAAGTATGACTTCCTTCTAGTCGCCTTACTAGGGTGTTATACATAATCATTTTGTACTGTTTGAAAATTCCAATGgcttctttttgtgatttttcccATTATAATTCTTTTATCTATAAAATGtgcatttttatataatattttatagtgCTTGACACTGGGCCTTCCTGGAACCTTGCTTTCAATTCCGGCAAGTTTGTTTAGGGGAAATTTACTAGGGACCAACCTGTGCATGGTCCAGCTGTAAATGTTTTCTGATTATTTTCTTTTGTGATTCTAGCAGGTGATATTTTAGGAAAATCACCAGTTGCTTAAATCACTTGCATTTTTTATGTATCCCTCCTCAAAGTTTCCATCTCCTGAATATTGGTCCCTCTCCCTGGACCTAGTTATTCAGTTCAGGAACAGATTAATAACTTATTAGGGGATTATTAGCCTGTTTTGCTTGCTCTCTGATATTTGCTTGCTTGTGAGTGTCAGATTATATGTTTGGTAAAACAAAAGAAGAAGTTGCTTAACTCTTTGCAGCTGTTGGTGGTAGGTGGTTGCCTATAATgcatataaaattttaaaattttgaggaTACATGTGCACTGAACATTTATATATGTACGCCCACTTTTTGTATCGAAACTCATGTTTCCATGTCAAATTATGTCTTAtgtcttatttttcttttatatgagagggcgagccttggcgcaacggtaaaacgttgttgccgtgtgacctga encodes:
- the LOC136219140 gene encoding transcription initiation factor TFIID subunit 6-like isoform X2 — protein: MSIIPKESIEVIAQSIGIPSLSPDVVGALAPDVEYRVREIMQEAIKCMRHSRRITLTSEDVDSALTLRNVEPVYGLASGDPMRFKRAAGHKDLYYIDDKDVEFKDVIEAPLPKAPLDTSIAVHWLAIEGVQPAIPENAPVEALAAASDNKKSEFKEDSLPVDVKLPVKHVLSRELQLYFDKITELTLKKSDSKLFKQALVSLATDSGLHPLLPYFTYLIADEVSQNLNNFPVLFALMRVARSLLQNAHVHVEPYLHQLMPSIITCLVAKRLGNRFSDNHWELRNFTANLVASICKRYGHVYHNLQPRVTRTLLHAFLDPVKSLPQHYGAIQGLVALGSNVVRLLILPNLEPYLLLLEPEMVLEKQKNEIKRHEAWRVYGALIHAAGLCMYDRLKSLPGIVMPPTRASWKINGRVMTRVPNKRKASADNLIQQPPLKKIATDSGGMGAVPMNSMQVDMQGATGGYLSAVGAASISSMSRQLPTENMSGRDFGGRGLRTSPVLAQAWKEDVDAGHLVASLYELFGESILRFTPKPELLSFFL
- the LOC136219140 gene encoding transcription initiation factor TFIID subunit 6-like isoform X1; this encodes MSIIPKESIEVIAQSIGIPSLSPDVVGALAPDVEYRVREIMQEAIKCMRHSRRITLTSEDVDSALTLRNVEPVYGLASGDPMRFKRAAGHKDLYYIDDKDVEFKDVIEAPLPKAPLDTSIAVHWLAIEGVQPAIPENAPVEVAALAAASDNKKSEFKEDSLPVDVKLPVKHVLSRELQLYFDKITELTLKKSDSKLFKQALVSLATDSGLHPLLPYFTYLIADEVSQNLNNFPVLFALMRVARSLLQNAHVHVEPYLHQLMPSIITCLVAKRLGNRFSDNHWELRNFTANLVASICKRYGHVYHNLQPRVTRTLLHAFLDPVKSLPQHYGAIQGLVALGSNVVRLLILPNLEPYLLLLEPEMVLEKQKNEIKRHEAWRVYGALIHAAGLCMYDRLKSLPGIVMPPTRASWKINGRVMTRVPNKRKASADNLIQQPPLKKIATDSGGMGAVPMNSMQVDMQGATGGYLSAVGAASISSMSRQLPTENMSGRDFGGRGLRTSPVLAQAWKEDVDAGHLVASLYELFGESILRFTPKPELLSFFL